A single window of Inquilinus sp. Marseille-Q2685 DNA harbors:
- the def gene encoding peptide deformylase, which yields MAKLPILIVPDPRLKTKAKPVAAVDDRVRKLTDDMLETMYAAPGIGLAAPQIGILERIIVIDVAGKGEPPAPLRLINPEITWASEELQTAEEGCLSLPEQWAEVVRPAEVKVRYLDETGAQQEMHATGLLATCVQHEIDHLNGVLFVDHISALRRNMILRKVQKWKKEHAS from the coding sequence ATGGCCAAGCTCCCGATCCTGATCGTCCCCGATCCCCGTCTCAAGACCAAGGCGAAGCCGGTCGCCGCGGTGGACGACCGCGTCCGCAAGCTGACCGACGACATGCTGGAGACGATGTATGCAGCGCCGGGCATCGGCCTCGCCGCGCCCCAGATCGGCATCCTGGAGCGGATCATCGTCATCGACGTGGCCGGCAAGGGCGAGCCGCCGGCGCCGCTGCGCCTGATCAATCCGGAGATCACCTGGGCGTCGGAGGAGCTGCAGACCGCCGAGGAAGGCTGCCTGTCGCTGCCCGAGCAATGGGCCGAGGTGGTGCGCCCGGCCGAGGTGAAGGTCCGCTACCTGGACGAGACCGGGGCGCAGCAGGAGATGCACGCGACCGGCCTCCTGGCCACCTGCGTGCAGCACGAGATCGACCATCTCAACGGCGTGCTGTTCGTCGACCACATCTCGGCGCTGCGCCGGAACATGATCCTGCGCAAGGTCCAGAAGTGGAAGAAGGAGCACGCGTCGTAA
- a CDS encoding long-chain fatty acid--CoA ligase, protein MTEALASERPNAWAKLYPPKIDWSRPIEPRPLYAILDDAVAKFADRPCATFMDKTLSYGRIGDLVARAAKGFQSAGIGKGTRVGLFLPNCPYYVICYFALLKCGAVVVNFNPLYAERELITKIDDSGTELMVTLDLAQLHGKLLPLIGRTALKRILVCPMAGVLPFPKNLLFPIVKRREVAKVPKDERHLRWADLVRNDGRFAPVPIAPEEDLAVLQYTGGTTGTPKGAMLTHANLYANAVQAGCWFEGMVPGQDRMLAVLPFFHVFAMTVAMNLAIWAGAEIIMLPRFELETVMKTIHDKKPTLFPAVPTIYTAIANFPERAKYDLSSLKRCISGGAPLPVEVKHAFEAATGCKLVEGYGLSEASPIATCNPLFGVNKTGSIGIPLPQTVVEIVSLDDRTTVVPTGERGEVCIRGPQVMKGYWNRPEDTAEVLRNGRLHTGDVGTMDEDGYTFIVDRIKDMILCSGFNVYPRNVEEAIYLHPAVEECIVAGLPDPYRGQTVKAYIKLRAGQSLTAEGLTEFLKDKLSPIEMPKQIEFRDAPLPKTLIGKLSRKAVLEEEAAKAAATPQEARTGT, encoded by the coding sequence ATGACGGAGGCGCTTGCCTCGGAACGCCCGAATGCCTGGGCCAAGCTGTACCCGCCCAAGATCGACTGGAGCCGGCCGATCGAGCCGCGGCCGCTCTACGCCATCCTCGACGACGCGGTGGCGAAGTTCGCCGACCGTCCCTGCGCCACCTTCATGGACAAGACCCTCAGCTACGGCCGGATCGGCGACCTGGTCGCCCGCGCCGCCAAGGGGTTCCAGTCGGCCGGGATCGGCAAGGGCACCCGGGTGGGCCTGTTCCTGCCGAACTGTCCCTATTACGTGATCTGCTACTTCGCGCTGCTGAAATGCGGCGCGGTGGTGGTCAACTTCAACCCGCTCTATGCCGAGCGCGAGCTGATCACCAAGATCGACGACAGCGGCACCGAGCTGATGGTGACGCTGGACCTGGCGCAGCTGCACGGCAAGCTGCTGCCGCTGATCGGCCGCACCGCGCTGAAGCGGATCCTGGTCTGCCCGATGGCGGGCGTGCTGCCCTTCCCGAAGAACCTGCTGTTCCCGATCGTCAAGCGGCGGGAGGTGGCCAAGGTGCCGAAGGACGAGCGGCACCTGCGCTGGGCCGATCTGGTGCGCAACGACGGGCGCTTCGCCCCGGTGCCGATCGCGCCGGAGGAGGACTTGGCGGTGCTGCAATACACCGGCGGCACCACCGGCACGCCCAAGGGGGCGATGCTGACCCACGCCAACCTCTACGCCAATGCGGTGCAGGCCGGCTGCTGGTTCGAGGGCATGGTGCCGGGCCAGGACCGGATGCTGGCGGTGCTGCCCTTCTTCCACGTCTTCGCCATGACCGTGGCGATGAACCTGGCGATCTGGGCGGGGGCGGAGATCATCATGCTGCCGCGCTTCGAGCTCGAGACCGTCATGAAGACGATCCACGACAAGAAGCCGACGCTGTTCCCGGCGGTGCCGACCATCTACACCGCGATCGCCAACTTCCCCGAGCGCGCGAAATACGACCTGTCCTCGCTGAAGCGCTGCATCTCCGGCGGGGCGCCGCTGCCGGTCGAGGTCAAGCACGCCTTCGAGGCGGCGACCGGCTGCAAGCTGGTCGAGGGCTACGGCCTGTCCGAGGCCTCGCCGATCGCGACCTGCAACCCGCTGTTCGGCGTCAACAAGACCGGCTCGATCGGCATCCCGCTGCCGCAGACGGTCGTCGAGATCGTGTCGCTGGACGACCGCACGACGGTGGTGCCGACCGGCGAGCGCGGCGAGGTCTGCATCCGCGGGCCGCAGGTGATGAAGGGCTACTGGAACCGGCCGGAGGACACGGCGGAGGTGCTGCGCAACGGCCGCCTGCACACCGGCGACGTCGGCACCATGGACGAGGACGGCTACACCTTCATCGTCGACCGGATCAAGGACATGATCCTGTGCTCCGGCTTCAACGTCTATCCGCGCAATGTCGAGGAGGCGATCTACCTGCACCCGGCGGTCGAGGAATGCATCGTCGCCGGCCTGCCGGACCCGTATCGCGGCCAGACGGTCAAGGCCTACATCAAGCTGCGCGCCGGGCAGAGCCTGACCGCCGAGGGATTGACCGAATTCCTCAAGGACAAGCTGTCGCCGATCGAGATGCCGAAGCAGATCGAGTTCCGCGACGCGCCGCTGCCCAAGACCCTGATCGGCAAGCTGTCGCGCAAGGCGGTGCTGGAGGAGGAGGCGGCGAAGGCGGCCGCGACCCCGCAGGAGGCGCGCACCGGCACCTGA
- a CDS encoding MerR family DNA-binding transcriptional regulator — protein MEADTREKAEVETRSYSIGDLAAAFDITPRSIRFYEDEGLLSPERAGLTRIYSHRDRARLALICRGKRLGFSLAEIKEFLDLYDRDHGQVGQMSYFLGRARARRAALEAQLVDVQQTIADLKGIEDEIVAFLKREGALPEG, from the coding sequence ATGGAGGCGGACACCAGGGAGAAGGCGGAGGTCGAGACGCGCAGCTATTCGATCGGCGATCTCGCCGCGGCGTTCGACATCACCCCGCGCAGCATCCGGTTCTATGAGGATGAGGGCCTGCTGTCGCCCGAGCGAGCCGGGCTGACCCGCATCTACAGCCATCGCGACCGGGCCCGCCTGGCCCTGATCTGCCGCGGCAAGCGGCTCGGCTTCTCCCTGGCCGAGATCAAGGAGTTCCTCGACCTCTACGACCGCGATCACGGCCAGGTCGGGCAGATGTCCTATTTCCTCGGCCGCGCCCGGGCGCGCCGCGCCGCCCTCGAGGCCCAGCTGGTCGACGTGCAGCAGACGATCGCTGATCTGAAGGGCATCGAGGACGAGATCGTCGCTTTCCTGAAGCGGGAAGGCGCGCTGCCGGAAGGCTGA
- a CDS encoding 3-hydroxyacyl-CoA dehydrogenase/enoyl-CoA hydratase family protein codes for MDIKQVAVIGAGVMGSGIAAHFANAGVPVLLLDIVPKDATNRNVVAEGALARMAKADPAPFMSKAAAKLVTPGNTEDDLDKLAGCDWIVEAVLEDPAVKRDLYARIEQVMKPGAAVSSNTSTIPLAILTEGRSDSFRRGFLITHFFNPPRYMRLLELVTGPETDPGLVAGIRGFADLRLGKGVVDCKDTPGFIANRIGTYWIQAAVNGAFDLCLTVEEADAVVGRPMGVPKTGVFGLIDLVGLDLMPHIAKSLLATLPEDDGYREIYRSEPLVEKLIAEGYTGRKGKGGFYRLSKGVDGSRVKESIDLRTGAWARSDKPKLDSVEAARQGGLKALVGFDDKTGQYAARVLGQTLSYAAGLVPQIADTVVAVDEAMRLGYNWSFGPFELIDQVGADWLIGWLESQGKPVPALLKSAQGRSFYRVQDGRLQYLTTGGDYAEVKRPDGVLLLADVKRTAKPIAKNGSAALWDIGDGVTCFEFISKMNSLDDQTMALLGEAIRITASRYKAMVIYNEGTNFSVGANLGLALFGINIALWPQIEALVKGGQDAYKALKFAPFPTVAAPSGLALGGGCEILLHAAAIQAHAETYCGLVEVGVGLIPGWGGCKEMLLRAYGQPKRPGGPMPPLGQVFETIGTAKVAKSAFEAKELLYLRPADGVTMNRDRLLADAKARALALAEGYQPPKPAEEIRLPGPTAKTAFALAVADLARTGKATPYDVVVSDRLANVLSGGDTDITEKLTEDDVLALEREAFTELVRAPGTIARVEHMLATGKPLRN; via the coding sequence ATGGACATCAAGCAAGTCGCGGTGATCGGCGCCGGCGTGATGGGCAGCGGCATCGCGGCGCATTTCGCCAATGCCGGCGTGCCGGTGCTGCTGCTCGATATCGTGCCCAAGGACGCCACCAACCGGAACGTCGTCGCCGAGGGAGCGCTGGCGCGCATGGCCAAGGCCGACCCGGCGCCCTTCATGTCGAAGGCGGCGGCGAAGCTGGTCACCCCCGGCAACACCGAGGACGACCTGGACAAGCTGGCCGGCTGCGACTGGATCGTCGAGGCGGTGCTGGAGGACCCGGCGGTCAAGCGGGACCTCTATGCCCGGATCGAGCAGGTGATGAAGCCCGGCGCAGCCGTCTCCTCCAACACCTCGACCATCCCGCTGGCGATCCTGACCGAGGGCCGGTCCGATTCGTTCCGGCGCGGCTTCCTGATCACCCATTTCTTCAACCCGCCGCGCTACATGCGCCTGCTGGAGCTGGTGACCGGGCCGGAGACCGACCCGGGCCTCGTCGCCGGCATCCGCGGCTTCGCCGATCTCCGCCTCGGCAAGGGCGTCGTCGATTGCAAGGACACCCCCGGCTTCATCGCCAACCGGATCGGCACCTACTGGATCCAGGCGGCGGTCAACGGCGCCTTCGACCTTTGCCTGACGGTGGAGGAGGCGGATGCGGTCGTCGGCCGGCCGATGGGCGTGCCGAAGACCGGCGTGTTCGGGCTGATCGACCTGGTCGGGCTCGACCTGATGCCGCACATCGCCAAGAGCCTGCTGGCGACCCTGCCCGAGGATGACGGCTATCGCGAGATCTACCGTTCGGAGCCGCTGGTCGAGAAGCTGATCGCCGAGGGCTACACCGGCCGCAAGGGCAAGGGCGGCTTCTACCGCCTCAGCAAGGGGGTCGACGGCAGCCGGGTGAAGGAGAGCATCGACCTCAGGACCGGTGCCTGGGCAAGGTCCGACAAGCCGAAGCTCGACAGCGTCGAGGCCGCGCGCCAGGGCGGGCTGAAGGCGCTGGTCGGCTTCGACGACAAGACCGGGCAATACGCCGCCCGGGTGCTGGGCCAGACCCTGTCCTACGCCGCCGGGCTGGTGCCGCAGATCGCCGACACGGTGGTCGCGGTCGATGAAGCCATGCGCCTCGGCTACAACTGGAGCTTCGGCCCGTTCGAGCTGATCGACCAGGTCGGTGCCGACTGGCTGATCGGCTGGCTGGAAAGCCAGGGCAAGCCGGTGCCGGCGCTGCTCAAATCCGCGCAGGGCCGCAGCTTCTACCGGGTCCAGGACGGCAGGCTGCAGTACCTGACCACCGGCGGCGACTACGCCGAGGTGAAGCGGCCGGACGGCGTGCTGCTGCTGGCCGACGTCAAGCGCACGGCCAAGCCGATCGCGAAGAACGGCTCGGCGGCGCTGTGGGACATCGGCGACGGCGTCACCTGCTTCGAGTTCATCTCGAAGATGAACAGCCTCGACGACCAGACCATGGCGCTGCTGGGCGAGGCGATCCGCATCACCGCCTCCAGGTACAAGGCGATGGTGATCTATAACGAGGGCACCAACTTCTCGGTCGGCGCCAATCTGGGCCTCGCCTTGTTCGGCATCAACATCGCGCTGTGGCCGCAGATCGAGGCGCTGGTGAAGGGCGGCCAGGACGCCTACAAGGCGCTGAAATTCGCGCCGTTCCCGACCGTGGCCGCGCCCTCCGGCCTGGCGCTGGGCGGCGGCTGCGAGATCCTGCTGCACGCCGCCGCGATCCAGGCCCATGCCGAGACCTATTGCGGCCTGGTCGAGGTTGGCGTCGGCCTGATCCCCGGCTGGGGCGGCTGCAAGGAGATGCTGCTGCGTGCCTATGGCCAGCCGAAGCGCCCCGGTGGGCCGATGCCGCCGCTGGGCCAGGTGTTCGAGACCATCGGCACGGCCAAGGTGGCGAAGTCGGCCTTCGAGGCGAAGGAGCTGCTGTATCTCCGCCCGGCCGACGGCGTCACCATGAACCGCGACCGCCTCCTGGCCGATGCCAAGGCGCGCGCGCTGGCGCTGGCCGAAGGCTACCAGCCGCCGAAGCCGGCGGAGGAGATCCGCCTGCCAGGCCCGACCGCCAAGACCGCCTTCGCCCTGGCGGTGGCCGATCTGGCCCGCACCGGCAAGGCGACGCCCTATGACGTCGTCGTCTCCGACCGCTTGGCCAACGTCCTGTCCGGCGGCGACACCGACATCACCGAAAAGCTGACCGAGGACGATGTGCTGGCGCTGGAGCGCGAGGCGTTCACCGAGCTGGTCCGGGCCCCCGGCACCATCGCCCGGGTCGAGCACATGCTGGCCACCGGCAAGCCGCTGCGGAACTGA
- a CDS encoding acyl-CoA dehydrogenase C-terminal domain-containing protein: MPSYKVPLDDIRFVLHELLDAGQLAKLPGYEEATPDTVDAILEEAARLAENELAPLNQPGDEEGCRFENGVVYTPKGFKEAYRTFAEGGWTGLSADPAFGGQGMPKAVNVVIEEVLSSANMSFGMYPGLSQGAYNALEAYGDERQKSTYLPKLADGTWSGTMCLTEPHCGTDLGLIRTKAEPAADGAWSLTGTKIFISAGEHDLTENIIHLVLARLPDAPPGIKGISLFVVPKFLPKEENGAVVAGARNGIACGSIEHKMGIKASSTCVMNLDGATGWLVGEKHKGMRAMFVMMNTARLGVAMQGLGIAEVAYQNAVAYARDRLQGRALSGPKAPDKPADPIIVHPDVRKNLLTGKAFAEGARALGYLVGINIDLYTKHPDPAVRQNANDFVSLMTPILKAYFTDMGLEVAVRSQQVLGGHGYIREWGMEQFVRDARIAQIYEGANGIQALDLVGRKMPQDMGRLLRSFFHPVDAFIREEAEDAAMLEFVGPLAKAFGKLQQATAWIAQKGLKDPEEAGAASSDYLKLFALVALGWMWARMAKVALQKAPGAGDRAGFYDAKLKTARFFVQRMLPETGSLFIQIMAGKAPLMALEAEAF; the protein is encoded by the coding sequence ATGCCCAGCTACAAGGTTCCGCTCGACGACATCCGCTTCGTGCTGCACGAGCTGCTCGACGCCGGCCAGCTGGCCAAGCTGCCCGGCTATGAGGAGGCGACGCCCGACACGGTCGACGCGATCCTGGAGGAGGCGGCGCGCCTGGCCGAGAACGAGCTGGCCCCCTTGAACCAGCCCGGCGACGAGGAGGGCTGCCGCTTCGAGAACGGCGTGGTCTACACGCCCAAGGGCTTTAAGGAAGCGTACCGCACCTTCGCCGAGGGCGGCTGGACCGGCCTGTCGGCCGACCCGGCCTTCGGCGGCCAGGGCATGCCCAAGGCGGTCAACGTCGTGATCGAGGAGGTGCTGTCCTCCGCCAACATGTCCTTCGGCATGTATCCCGGCCTGTCGCAGGGTGCCTACAACGCGCTGGAAGCCTATGGCGACGAGCGGCAGAAGTCGACCTACCTGCCGAAGCTGGCCGACGGCACCTGGTCCGGCACCATGTGCCTGACCGAGCCGCATTGCGGCACCGATCTCGGCCTGATCCGCACCAAGGCCGAGCCGGCGGCCGACGGCGCCTGGAGCCTGACCGGCACCAAGATCTTCATCTCGGCCGGCGAGCACGACCTGACCGAGAACATCATCCACCTGGTGCTGGCCCGCCTGCCCGACGCCCCGCCGGGCATCAAGGGCATCAGCCTGTTCGTGGTGCCGAAGTTCCTGCCGAAGGAGGAGAACGGCGCGGTCGTGGCGGGCGCCCGCAACGGCATCGCCTGCGGCTCGATCGAGCACAAGATGGGCATCAAGGCGTCGTCCACCTGCGTGATGAATCTCGACGGCGCCACCGGCTGGCTGGTCGGCGAGAAGCACAAGGGCATGCGGGCGATGTTCGTGATGATGAACACCGCGCGGCTCGGCGTCGCCATGCAGGGGCTGGGCATCGCCGAGGTCGCCTACCAGAATGCCGTGGCCTATGCCAGGGACCGGCTGCAGGGCCGCGCCCTGTCCGGCCCGAAGGCGCCGGACAAGCCGGCCGACCCGATCATCGTCCATCCGGACGTGCGCAAGAACCTGCTGACCGGCAAGGCCTTCGCCGAGGGCGCGCGGGCGCTGGGCTACCTGGTCGGCATCAACATCGACCTGTACACCAAGCACCCCGACCCGGCGGTGCGGCAGAACGCCAACGACTTCGTGTCGCTGATGACGCCGATCCTGAAGGCGTATTTCACCGATATGGGGCTGGAGGTCGCGGTGCGGTCCCAGCAGGTGCTGGGCGGCCACGGCTATATTCGCGAATGGGGCATGGAGCAGTTCGTCCGCGACGCCCGCATCGCCCAGATCTACGAGGGCGCCAACGGCATCCAGGCGCTGGACCTGGTCGGCCGCAAGATGCCGCAGGATATGGGCCGGCTGCTGCGCAGCTTCTTCCACCCGGTCGACGCTTTCATCCGCGAGGAGGCGGAGGATGCGGCGATGCTGGAGTTCGTCGGCCCGCTGGCCAAGGCCTTCGGCAAGCTGCAGCAGGCCACCGCCTGGATCGCGCAGAAGGGGCTGAAGGACCCGGAGGAGGCGGGCGCCGCCTCGTCCGACTACCTCAAGCTGTTCGCGCTGGTGGCGCTGGGCTGGATGTGGGCGCGGATGGCCAAGGTGGCGCTGCAGAAGGCACCCGGGGCCGGCGACCGGGCCGGCTTCTACGACGCCAAGCTGAAGACGGCGCGCTTCTTCGTCCAGCGCATGCTGCCGGAGACCGGATCGCTGTTCATCCAGATCATGGCCGGCAAGGCGCCCCTGATGGCGCTGGAGGCAGAAGCGTTCTGA
- a CDS encoding ABC transporter ATP-binding protein, whose translation MAKHKDKKPQPRRMSDREIAQRLLRNYIRPHWPKVALALFCMALTAASTAASAYVMKPVIDGIFTDRNAALLWPLATAVMVIFVVKGVAGYFQGVILNNVGRLIIAELQVRMFRNRVRADLATFHETTSGRMVSHFTNDVQSMYGAVATGITGFGRDLLSLVALIVVMFYTDVELAAVTFVIFPLTVIPVLQIGKRIRKITGKTFTQYGSLNNHLGQVFQGIRHVKAYNAEERETGRAAKIINEVSRLRQKAMRVSSATNPILEILSGVAIVIVILYGGNEVITGSRTTGSFFAFIAALLMVYEPLKRLANLHNTLSSGFAAAERVFETIDAVPTIRDAPDAMALTRCQGRITLADVHFAYSPKIPALRGVTIEVPAGRTAALVGPSGAGKSTILNLIPRFYDATQGTVAIDGHDVRSLTLHSLRDHMALVSQEVTLFDDTVRANIAYSRPSATQEEVEAAAKAAAAHDFIQRLPKGYDTMVGEQGVKLSGGQRQRLSIARAMLKNAPILLLDEATSALDTESERQVQAALTQLMAGRTTLMIAHRLSTVRNADLIYVLDHGRVAEVGSHAELIASGGLYARLWAMQTADDEDLAAMAAEPM comes from the coding sequence TTGGCCAAGCACAAGGACAAGAAGCCGCAGCCGCGGCGGATGAGCGACCGCGAGATCGCCCAACGGCTGCTGCGCAACTATATCCGGCCGCATTGGCCGAAGGTGGCGCTGGCGCTGTTCTGCATGGCGCTGACCGCGGCCTCCACCGCCGCCTCGGCCTATGTGATGAAGCCGGTCATCGACGGCATCTTCACGGACAGGAACGCCGCCCTGCTGTGGCCGCTGGCCACTGCGGTGATGGTGATCTTCGTGGTCAAGGGCGTCGCCGGCTACTTTCAGGGCGTGATCCTGAACAATGTCGGCCGGCTGATCATCGCCGAGCTGCAGGTGCGGATGTTCCGCAACCGGGTGCGGGCCGACCTGGCCACGTTCCACGAGACCACCTCGGGCCGGATGGTCAGCCATTTCACCAACGACGTGCAGTCGATGTACGGCGCGGTGGCCACCGGCATAACCGGCTTCGGCCGCGACCTGCTGTCGCTGGTCGCGCTGATCGTGGTGATGTTCTACACCGATGTCGAGCTGGCCGCGGTCACCTTCGTGATCTTCCCGCTGACCGTGATCCCGGTGCTGCAGATCGGCAAGCGCATCCGCAAGATCACCGGCAAGACCTTCACCCAGTACGGCTCGCTGAACAACCATCTCGGCCAGGTCTTCCAGGGCATCCGCCACGTCAAGGCCTACAACGCCGAGGAACGCGAGACCGGCCGCGCCGCCAAGATCATCAACGAGGTGTCGCGGCTGCGGCAGAAGGCGATGCGGGTCAGCTCGGCCACCAACCCGATCCTGGAGATCCTGTCGGGCGTGGCCATCGTCATCGTCATCCTCTACGGCGGCAACGAGGTCATCACCGGATCGCGCACCACCGGCTCCTTCTTCGCCTTCATCGCCGCCCTGCTGATGGTGTACGAGCCGCTGAAGCGCCTGGCGAACCTGCACAACACCCTGTCCTCCGGCTTCGCCGCGGCCGAGCGGGTGTTCGAGACGATCGACGCGGTGCCGACGATCCGCGACGCGCCGGACGCGATGGCGCTGACCCGGTGCCAGGGCCGCATCACCCTGGCCGATGTGCATTTCGCCTACAGCCCGAAGATCCCGGCGCTGCGCGGCGTCACGATCGAGGTGCCGGCCGGCAGGACGGCGGCGCTGGTCGGACCGTCCGGCGCCGGCAAGTCGACCATCCTGAACCTGATCCCGCGCTTCTACGACGCGACCCAGGGCACGGTCGCGATCGACGGCCACGATGTCCGCAGCCTGACCCTGCATTCGCTGCGCGACCACATGGCGCTGGTCAGCCAGGAAGTGACCCTGTTCGACGACACGGTCCGCGCCAACATCGCCTATTCCCGCCCCTCGGCGACCCAGGAGGAGGTCGAGGCCGCGGCCAAGGCGGCGGCGGCGCACGACTTCATCCAGCGCCTGCCCAAAGGCTACGACACCATGGTCGGAGAGCAGGGGGTGAAGCTGTCGGGCGGGCAGCGCCAGCGCCTGTCGATCGCCCGCGCGATGCTGAAGAACGCGCCGATCCTGCTGCTGGACGAGGCGACTTCGGCGCTCGACACCGAGAGCGAGCGGCAGGTGCAGGCGGCGCTAACCCAGCTGATGGCCGGGCGCACCACGCTGATGATCGCGCACCGCCTGTCGACCGTGCGCAACGCCGATCTGATCTACGTGCTGGACCATGGCCGCGTGGCCGAGGTCGGCAGCCATGCGGAGCTGATCGCGAGCGGCGGCCTGTATGCCCGGCTGTGGGCGATGCAGACCGCCGATGACGAGGATCTGGCCGCGATGGCGGCTGAGCCGATGTGA
- a CDS encoding thiolase family protein, with product MDKSVVIAGFKRSPHHFANKGDLRRVRPDDLVAAVVKALVAETKVDPEAIEDLILGCAFPEGEQGFNMARMIVFLAGLPQSVGGVTVNRYCGSSMQAIHQAAGAIQLGAGEAFLCAGVESMTRVPMMGFNPAPNPKLAAEMPQAYFNMGVTAENLAVKYQITRESQQDFAIRSQQRAARAWAENRFAAEIVPIATKDGTVERDGTIRPDTSQEGLSGLKPAFDQNGTVTAGTSSPLTDGASATLVTSEAFAKAAGLPILARIRSIAVSGCAPEIMGIGPVGATRKALKRAGLSLQDIDVVELNEAFAAQALAVGRDLELDWDKTNIDGGAIALGHPLGASGARITGKAASILKREGKALALATMCIGGGQGIATVLEAA from the coding sequence ATGGACAAGAGCGTCGTCATCGCCGGGTTCAAGCGGTCGCCGCATCACTTCGCCAACAAGGGCGATCTGCGCCGGGTGCGGCCCGACGATCTGGTTGCCGCCGTCGTCAAGGCGCTGGTGGCCGAGACCAAGGTCGATCCGGAGGCGATCGAGGACCTGATCCTCGGCTGCGCCTTCCCGGAGGGCGAGCAGGGCTTCAACATGGCCCGCATGATCGTGTTCCTGGCCGGGCTGCCGCAATCGGTCGGCGGCGTCACCGTCAACCGCTACTGCGGCTCGTCGATGCAGGCGATCCACCAGGCGGCCGGCGCGATCCAGCTGGGCGCGGGCGAGGCCTTCCTGTGCGCCGGGGTCGAGAGCATGACCCGGGTGCCGATGATGGGCTTCAACCCGGCGCCGAACCCGAAGCTGGCGGCCGAGATGCCGCAGGCCTATTTCAACATGGGCGTCACCGCCGAGAACCTGGCGGTGAAGTACCAGATCACCCGCGAGAGCCAGCAGGACTTCGCCATCCGCTCGCAGCAGCGTGCCGCGAGGGCCTGGGCCGAGAACCGCTTCGCCGCCGAGATCGTGCCGATCGCCACGAAGGACGGCACGGTCGAGCGCGACGGCACCATCCGCCCCGACACCAGCCAGGAAGGCCTGTCCGGCCTGAAGCCGGCCTTCGACCAGAACGGCACGGTGACCGCCGGCACCTCCAGCCCGCTGACCGACGGCGCCTCGGCGACGCTGGTCACCAGCGAGGCCTTCGCCAAGGCTGCGGGCCTGCCGATCCTGGCGCGGATCCGCTCGATCGCGGTGTCGGGCTGCGCGCCGGAGATCATGGGCATCGGCCCGGTCGGCGCCACCCGCAAGGCGCTGAAGCGCGCCGGGCTGTCGCTCCAGGATATCGACGTGGTCGAGCTGAACGAGGCCTTCGCCGCCCAGGCGCTGGCGGTCGGCCGCGACCTCGAGCTGGACTGGGACAAGACCAACATCGACGGCGGCGCCATCGCGCTCGGCCACCCGCTCGGCGCCTCGGGCGCCCGGATCACCGGCAAGGCCGCGTCGATCCTGAAGCGCGAGGGCAAGGCGCTGGCGCTGGCCACCATGTGCATCGGCGGCGGCCAGGGCATCGCCACGGTGCTCGAGGCCGCCTGA
- a CDS encoding thioesterase family protein, which yields MNLYLRLIRVVAAALLGRRLTLFDDSVVRFRVWPNDLDFNLHMNNGRYLTVMDLGRTDLMLRVGLVGLLWRRRWAPVLGGATIRYRRSLAAFAGYRLRTRLLGWDEKWLYLDQAFEDAGGAVAAHAVVKAVFRRRGGTVPTAEIAAAFGWQGPSPALPAYVQALRDGEDAMREGLRDGARAA from the coding sequence ATGAACCTCTATCTCCGCCTCATCCGGGTCGTGGCCGCGGCGCTGCTCGGCCGCAGGCTGACCCTGTTCGACGACAGCGTGGTCCGGTTCCGGGTCTGGCCGAACGACCTCGATTTCAACCTGCACATGAACAACGGCCGGTACCTGACGGTGATGGACCTCGGCCGCACCGACCTGATGCTGCGGGTCGGGCTGGTCGGGCTGCTGTGGCGGCGGCGCTGGGCGCCGGTGCTGGGCGGGGCGACCATCCGCTACCGCCGCTCGCTCGCCGCCTTCGCCGGCTATCGGCTGCGCACCCGGCTGCTCGGCTGGGACGAGAAGTGGCTGTATCTCGATCAGGCCTTCGAGGACGCGGGCGGCGCCGTCGCCGCTCACGCCGTGGTCAAGGCCGTGTTCCGCCGCCGCGGCGGCACGGTGCCGACGGCGGAGATCGCCGCCGCCTTCGGCTGGCAGGGCCCGTCGCCCGCGCTGCCGGCCTATGTCCAGGCGCTGCGCGACGGTGAGGACGCCATGCGCGAAGGCCTGCGGGACGGGGCGCGCGCCGCCTGA